The genomic segment ggtcaTGGACCCAGATCTTCTTGCTGctaaggcaagagtgctaagcACTACTCCGACCGCGTAATTGACCGTTGAAATACATCAGCATTCTCTCAATCTGTCAAAATAGCAGAAGAAAATGTTTCCttgttcatttttatcattAGCCACTGCTCACTGACGATGCTTTGTGGTATTGTAAATACTCAACTGGATAAAAAACCATGCCAGTGAAATCCCGTGTCACATAACAGTTTAATTGTGAGCTTCCAAGAAGTCTGTGCTCTCACATGTAGAGTTTCCCTCTGACAAAGTCAATGGTCCAGcccaaataaaacacattagaCACAGTATCACCACTGGGGAGCTGTGAAGCAAACAGTTGCCAGTTGTACAAAGTTTGAGTCCCTGTGATGAAATATTGCTTAGGGATGTACACTGAATTTAAAGATAAAGTTCATGGAAGTGGGCTAAAGTTAGTTTTCAAGAACACAACAGGGGTAAAAGGGCAAAAGGACAGTGCAGATGTGAGTCCTGAAGCTCCCAGCTGAGAGGGACAAACAGGGTAAAAACTCAGTCAGCTGCTGGAGACTGGCTGCCAGTAGGGAGCGATTAGCTTGCTAGCAACGGCGCTAAACAGTGGTGTAATGTGTTTGGCAGACTCCGAGCGGTGATGGCGTTGAATGCTGACGCACTGAGAGAGAagtctggctgctgctgctctgctgctctacCCACATGTGCTATTTCTCTCTACATtatttcacagaaacacacactaacacaggagacagacagaatTTGTACAAGTGTTGGTTAGGGATTTTATGGCATATTAATTATAGCACTGCCAAAGAATGAATAAGTCAGCCTGAGTTGTTTCAACAGTAAAAACCTAAATGCGAAAAACTTAGTGTGCAACtttaacaaatgaacaaatgtctgTAAGATTCAAATAGGGGTGTAATTTTGCACGTGGAAATAAATgcgaaaaaacatgaaattgctttttatttaaacGACTAAACAAACTCAGCTGTAAACATAACAGTGGCtatttgtcccattatttcCCGAACGAAGGATCTGtttgatttttaataaaaaataataaaaaaacaggtaaGAGTTATTCAATAATTCTCAGTATTGCTGCTAAGAACAAGACATGTAAAGGTTTTCAAAAAGCTAAAAAGTGACATACGGTGACACACCCAATTTCAAACCGGTATCAAAAGAGTTCACACAAAGTGGATTAAGCCTCcgtcagctccacacgactctcacGACTGCAGTTTTCAATAAAGCATGTTTAGATCTTCTATTGCTCAGCAACATTCCTGCGCaggaagttatttattttatgtcaagacagatggaagcaacagcaacaacgtgctaataaagtgagacagctgcaaacaggttggaaagtgtctgaaaacacaaagaagcgacCATGAAATGTTTAACAAGTTTGAACCCCCCCCCGGTTCAATTCAATGCTACCTGAGTTAGTTCTGATAACATTACTTGACAGAGCttcttttcagatgaaggatgcagcataatAATGGTACACTGTTTCTCTttatgaagaccaaacagaggtcAAATACTGTCAGCAGAATAAAAATCACCAACGGtcatgcactgcagctttagtGACACAGAAGAACAGCAAGATTTACTGCACTTATTAAAAAAGACATCAACACAGATCCTTATGCtttaaagtcaaacaaaaatCTTCAAGTAATTTATGTAAACGTCCAACATCTGTACGTAGCAAACTTTCTCCCGGGTGGATGAATAAACAGATGGCTGCCATGAGTGTTGATATTTTCTGAAATGAATCCATTGAATCAATATTAACCACAGAGTTCCCAAATGGGATGCAAGCAGCTCCtggataaatatatatatatataaaaaaaaaatcatcatcataaattCTGTCATTTCACAACCTAATCACAGTGTGGGGATATTCAAGATATATGTATTCTGGACATTTGGCTGTGagcaataaaataacacatttaagcTCATTTATAGACATGTGGAAAATAGAACGCTGTGCTAATTTTAGTAGTGTTGTATATGTATTCTATTCTGTCCCAAGTCTACTGCGATTTCAATAATTTTACCACATTCCCTATCTTAAATCTGTCTAAATATGTATTCTATATGAGTATGACTAGTGGGAAGTACTTAGAAATGTAGTTTGATGTGTCAATTTGACGAGCAATAAGTTCTCACCTCTCAACAATAAATGCTGCATTTAATTCTAACCTCACTGATTACTCCTGAAGTTGCAAATTCCATTGCTTCCTCTATAAAACAGACAGTTGCTTCCTAAAATAGCTGGAAACAGTTTTATCAAATAATACTCAAATTGGATGTCCTGGCTCTATGTACAATGTGTCACACTGAATCACAATTAACTGTGTGTGGTGTAATGTAAAGGCCATGTTTTCTGATGTGgctaatgtgtaaaaaaaaagaaaaagtctatGCAAACAGCTATTTAGAAGGAGCCTGTGCTTGGTTTAGGTCTTTTCACatcactgactgacagacttAATCCTGAACGTTGTTGACAGACAATTCCACCTATAAAGAGAAATAACACTTGGTAActttaatgaaaaacacagtcccattttaaaaaggaaagcTGTGGCCTACAGATCATGTAAAGTTTCCGTTACCGGTGCCAGCAAAGAAAgccaacagagagagagtctgacAGACAGTAAATGAAGAAACatcttaaaacaaacacagacggACAGCGGGAAAGAAGGAAAGTCAGACGGGGTTTTTTCTCATGGGACAATTCATATTACTGTAAGGGATTTTACACAGAATTTTACAATGATTAAAGACGTACATATGCTCCAGCCCTGAACTCAAATTCCTGAAGAGTacgagtgtttgtgtgtgtgagagtgtgagagtgtgtgtgtatttaacaaATAGGTCTTGTCCTGACAACTGTCCACCCACTGATAAAAGATCCTTGTTCTCCCTCTCATGAGTCATCTGATTCGATACAGAACTATCACACACGCACTGGCAGTATCAACTCAACAGTCCAGATGGTTAAAAGAGCAAAATGACCAGACCACCAAATATATCTGCACATCTTGGGCAGCATTTGGTTGGTGATGTACTTGAATGCATGCATCTTCTCGTATTTcctcccttgttctgagggtaCATGACTAttgcaacacacacatgaacaccaCTGTGGATCCAGGATGGATACAAGTCTTTGCTTAGATGAGCCATCTGGGATTTCGGTCAAAATTCACATGAGCTGACTCACCTTTGGGCTGCACGCTTCCACACAACACAGTTATTTATTAATGGTAACATGTTGTTTCGGTTTACATCTACAAAGAAAAAGGTGTGTCCATTATCTACTAGTTCAGTTATTTTTCTTGACATCCTGATCTCTTTCTAGagtaaatccatccatccatccatccatccattgtttaccactgtatcctccacatgggggtcgTGGGggatgctggtgccaatcccagctgacatagggcgaaatgtggggtacaccctggacagttcttcagtccatcacagggccacatagagataaaccatccactctcacactcacactcacacctacggtcaatttagaatgcATATTGGAGGTGTTTTACGGAAAATCCTCTAATAAACAGATATTGCTGTGAGCAGTACTGATCTCAGCTATTAACCGGAAACCCCCTAAAAATAATTATGTGGACCGATCCAAGCCTTAGCAACAGGGTTGTGAAGCATTAACTGCTATTTTTAAGAAATATCACACTTTTCTATTATGTAACAAGGGaatttatattaattaaaatgtgcCAAAAGCAAAGCGCCACAGATGACACACTGTtcctttcacacacatataACCCTGCTATGACCTCCTTGTTTCTGGAAAAAAGACTTCCACTGTTTGACATGATCAGTAGATTATTATTAGCTCTGTAGCGCACCATCTCCCCCAATCAGCGACCGTTGGGAACTCCTGATCTAAAGAAACTTAAGTGTAGTTTGTGCAAATACAGTTCTGTAGGGCATAAGGTTGACTAAAAACATTGGTggaattattctttttttcttatttttcaatATGCATTGGATTTGAGCTCCAGAGCCAAAAGACTGCCAcagcctgcagagctttctgaaaggacgACTCCAGGTCCATTTTGCAACCATTCTTTTACAACATTCATTTCTCACTACCTCAGTACCTCATATTTCAGAAAACTGGGGTTAATGTCTTAACCCAAAGTTCTctttcaatatttatttcacCGCACTCATATTTCAAAGATCATTTCTTCACCTAAGGTTTGCTGTTGTCTCACTGTACTAATGATGTAAAACACATCACGTCTGTTGCCACAGACacgtaaacaaaacacagctatactgagaaacacggagagtcatgtggagctgacaggcttAATTAACACTGtataatggtttgaatgtaacagacatttacTTACATATCTGAACGtttcacactgcagctttaagcggACTATAATTCTTTTCATTGTTTGCCAACAAATGAAGCATGTCAAAGGAatttatgaaatgaaaaaagaaaacaaacatgttttgtgctGGCCTCAGTAGAAGATCATTAGTGCCATGCAAACTATGGCGTCTTTCCAGTTCGAAAGATGTCGACCACTCGCTCACTTCCATCATGTAAATGAGTTCAAAAcctcatttaaaagaaacaacacacgTGAACAACAGCAtattaaaacaattattgtttttatttggcacAACACAAACGTGCTTTATGATATTAACAACCCCATGGTTCAACTGTTGGTCTCAGTCATTACAACACCGAAACAGAATCTCTCTTTAAAACTGTATACATTTTTTGCCAGTTCTTTGGTTGTAATTGCTTTGTAAGGCACTTAACAACTCTGAAACACACATAGCTTGCAgtttttgtgcaaatgtttttttcagtctgtttgGCTTTACTGCTTGTTGTATCAAAAGACTTAGCACAGAAGGCACGGCTCCATACAGTTGCAACACTGCAAAGATTTAGCAAACAAAAAGTTTCTCATGCTGTATAGGCTATATATTAAAAATCATGTTGGGTGTTGGACATCTTACTGAATCCTTACAGAATCCTGTAAATCACAGAATATCTTGACATAAATATGATGGTTTTCGATAGaagtacaaagtacaaaaacacaggTTCATCATATCTCTTGATATCAATAACTTATCcctacaaaatgcatttttactgTTGTTATTGCAGACAAAACCCCCAGCTCATAATTTCACATTGTTTGGTAAGATATACAAGACATTGTCAGAacagttgaaaaaaacaaaaaaacaaccaacaaatactttttcttttttcttacaaAAACATAACTGAAAATAAAGAATCTTTGGCAGCTATAAgcaaaaatagaataaaaatgtctaTATAAAAATGCATTGAAATACAAGGTAACAATACGTAAACGGCTACAGCAAAGGGCCAACAAGGCAGAGGGATCCAGCTTTGACTTTGAATTAGAAAtgcatatataaaaaaaaggacatgttTATATTCAATATAACAAACAGATCATAAATTACTTGACACCTTCAGAATGCATCAGTCTTTAGACAGCATCCTGATGCCTTGATGCAATGCAAAGAGAACCACTGAGGTATTTCATCTTGATTACGTCAAGCATCACACTGGATGACAGGAGAGACAAAAAAGTGCATCAGATTTAAACTCGTGTTTGCTCTCGTTCAATAGCAAACACTGGACTTGTTTCATTCCAAAATGATGGTTCCTTCCATCAAGTGCCCCTATTCACATTCCTATCATCAGGTAGTACTTTTACCTCATTAGGTACATTTATGCTTTCTTCTCACATTTACTTCTTCTCTTGCAGATCAGTCAACTCAATGCAAGGAAGCAGCTAATACAGTATgtgaaagaaggaaaagagCAAGGGCATGTGGAATTATTTCCCCCCACAATCTTTGGATTGGAACATGTCCACCATCTACTTGGAAGTGTTCATTCAGCTTGGAAGAaataacaatagaaaaaaaaaacattttgcaaaATACACCcatcattcatatttaaaaaaaaaacagaaaaagaaaaagtcatggtttctgtaaaaataacacagtcacagcagcaatAATATGTCTCTCTTCTGGTCACATGTTTGCCTGGTCACCTCATCTGGTGGAGATTATATCTAACAATCGGTGATCAGTTTGAGATTCTTCACTTTGTAAacgctgaggaaaaaaaaaaaaatctgcattcaTGTCATATGGGAATAAAAAATATCCAAGACTAAGACCTGGAAGTATCCAAACATTCAAGCATAATATATATGTAGCCTTTAATTACCACTAGTGGAACTTTCTGAGGAACTGTAGCACCTTTTCACATTCAAgatacatacaaaataaaagtgggtGATGCATgtcgattattattatttatgtcacCCACAAATACAAACTATAACTGTGTAAGCAcagaaatgttgatgttatgGTTGTTTGTGGTTCAATTATGTCCTTTGGAAGTGGATGGAATTTAAATAGATTTACAAAATGTGAGGGTAATGACAACGGCTGTGTGACATGAGTGcaacaaaagacagagaggagctCTCCGTTTAAAAGTCCtttctgcatattttcagtCTGTCAATTCATACTGTCACCCTTGTAATGGTAATGAAATTGGTAATCAAATGGAATTTCTTTATTATAGTTAAGAATGTAATCCTGAATGTTGAATTGGATTTGCAGTTGGATATAGTTTTGGCTTCTACATTTGGCTAGTTTTCTTGACGACACAATGATGCTCTGGAGGTAAAATACTCTTACAGGTCAAGTTAAACCCTAATGGGTTCAATGGGTGAGCCATACATCCACAGTTTCTTTGGCTGTGTTGGTAAGTGAGACTGAAGCCCAGTGAAAATGACATGGGTAAGAGGTAGCTATTATTACAAAGCCTGTTGCGCTCTTGCTGCCAACTTCAATATGAGTAATCTTGTAACGGGTATTTAGGTTAGCCCGTTAGCATATGCTAGCTGGTATTCAGCTAAACATATTGGAGTGAAAGTAATGACCTCCACCTCTGTTTTCAATCGTGTTTGTCTGTTCAATTGTCAGCAGGATTACTCAGAAAGTACTGAGCCATTTTGTGCCCAATTTGGAGGGATGAGGCATAGACCAAGGAAGAGgccattcattattattatttttttttaaatgcaaatcaaaTTTTAAAAAGCTCTTTGTTAAAAAAGTGGTGGAGGTATGCCaaggtttatgtttgtttatcgATAGCCTCGCTGATTCATGAATGGTCATGCGTCGACATAAACAGCAGCCACTGCCACTTATATTTGTGCTTTTTCAAGTTTGAACAAGTTCTCGTTCTTCGCCCATTTTGGTTGAACTCAAACAATTTTGCCTCCAGAGCTGCTCTGCATCTGAAAAACATTTGTGTAGCAGTaacacagtgtgagtgaaaataACCCAGAAAGAGAGTTCAGTGGTAAACAATGATTGTAAGTCATACGTCCAGCACCATATCATAGtgtgtttcctttttcctcttcccACACTTATTTATGAGCACTGTATACAACGTCAACAGAATGACCCAGTAACTGGCATAGACGACTGCCCCTATGATCAGAATGATCTTCTCTGATTCAGGAAAAGGTTTTCTAGTCTGCAGGATTGTTGTGTAGATAATCCCAATGAAGAGGATGGAGAACCAAACTGATATAGGAATGAGACCAATAAAGTTCACCACTACTGTTTTCCTCCCAGAGGTCCCCCATCCAGACTTGTTGATTGTTGCTATTGCAAACATTTTGGCTGGCAACAGGCTtgacatgtacagtacagaATAGAATGACATGAAAACCATGACAATGTTACCTCGGAGGCAGCTGGCGAATGACGACTTGATCAGAGCTACTGCCTGCACAATGAGGAGAAATAACAGAATATTCCACAGCCTTCCTTGGTAGAAGAGCTGGATTGCAGTGGCAATGAGGAAAAAGGGGAAGAAGCCTGTGATCACAGCTTCATAAGTCATCCACAAATGATGCTTGTGGAACCACATGGAGTTATATAGCCATTCTCTGAAATATGACTTACTCCATCGAGTCTGTTGATTGAGCCACCTCAGATATGTGATTGGTGTTTCTGTGAGACACTTCGATCGTGCTGTGTACTTTGTGGCATACCCTAAGCTGAGAACTCTGTTCGTGAGATGACGGTCATCCCCGAAACTGCAGTGGGATCCCATGAAGGTCTGATTGTACCAGTCCTCGAGGAACTCATGCAGGAGGGAGTTGCGGTACATTCCTAAAGGCCCGCTGATGCACTGCACACAGCCAAAGTAGGACTGGCAAGCCCGTTCGATGTTGAAGGCCATCCAGTACCGTACGCTGCTCAAGAAGGAGATCCATGACTCGTATTTGTTCAGGATCTAGTTAGGCATTGATAGGGAACAACAAACGAAATTGGAGGTTAATATATTGATGTGAAATGCTCATTAAGCTTTAGTTTTCCGTTCCAAAGGTAAAGAAAATATTGGTTTTGTAACTAACCTGAACATCTCCTCCAACACCTCCAACCATTGGGTCTTCTTCAAGTACCTTCACCATCTCCACCGACGATGCCGGGTCTAGCATGGTGTCAGAGTCGCACACCTGAATCCAGAAAACAAAGTTTGAGTAACCTGCGTCTCAGGATCACAGAAAAACCACATGAAAATTTGAGgataatgtttttcattttcaagtggATTATatgctctgttgttttgtccatgTTCACAAGTGACTGCAAAACAGCATAAATGTATACAGTAACCTATTCCTGacctgtctgtatgtctgtctttCAGCAGTACTGCAAACGAAGATCAATGTGTGGAGTAAGTGAAATACGATACACTTTGAATTTTAACAACTGCTCCGGTCACTGATGAATCCCCTACAGCACATGGATGAGAGAAACCACTCTCTTAAGATTTTCATTTTAGTTGACTTCAATTTCTTGTTTAAttggtcattttaaacaataataaaatcagGTGATGAAGGCGATCATTAACCTCAGACCCTGTTAACAACATTATAGCAAAAATGTACGGTGGTAGCTTCCTGTTCAATCAGTGGTTAACATGCCCTCATGCAACCTTAGCCTCGTCGTCCAGACAAATGTCGGTGTTGATCAAAAGGAGAAGAGTGCAACATGAACATGACCGCTTTCAAAGAAACTTACGCAAGCCAATAAAGGCTGCTTTAGGTCTAACTTATTTAACGTTAACTCAATGCTAACTCAGTTACTGTCAGCTCCAAATTGACCGATGTCATGTTATTACTTGTCTATATTAGGACGTTCTGTGAACTTTGGAGTTTTAATTAGgctaaaataattaaatatgctgctttttatatttattataaaggTAATAAGGCTACCAGGAGGaatgcacttgttttttgaCCAAATGAGTGGTTGACTTTTTTCAAATTGACTAAAGCAGCACAATGCTGTACATGTAAAATATACTGGCATGATGACTTGAAGCACAGCAGTTTATTCAACACAAGTGTTTTTTGGCAGGCGGTAGCCTGCAGCTGCGAGTGTTAGCATCGTATCAATCAATTTCATCCTCAAAGTCCCTCTTTTTGAAATGCACACTCACTGAAATCATTATACAACGATGATTCGATTTCTTTCTCAGATTTTGCTCATCATTGCTCATGATGTATTTCTGTAACAACAAGAGTCGAATATAATGGAACAAATTTGATGTGATGACACTTGGACAGGGCTTTTAGTTTACTTTCCTTTATGCCAGGTTTGTAAATTGGTTACAGATTCCTTTGAGTCATAAGAGACAAGCAGTCTGAATAGTCCATAGCCAaggaaaatatttaaatccCAAGATTTTACATGTTCCCGCGCAAACAAGTGACATTAATCTTCCCACTCTTCTCCCTGTCAGTTTGTGTTCGGTCCCACAAAGAATGGTGAAACTATAAATTTCAATTTGCAGCtaatttatgtcttttttttataccacAGAGTATTATCACATTATAACAACGAGCTTCTAATATATGGGAGCTATCTCAGCcaagcagtgttgtaatgagAACAGTCTCTCATTAtagcagtttttgtttttttcactgacaTGATTCTGGTTAGTGTAACAAAGTCTCATTGATACAAAGGAAAACAGTGTCAGAGGAAGATGCAATTAATGTCACTATTAACCctgatgaatacatttaaagaaaagtaGTCCAGTCAAACTCCTTCAAACTAATTTCACTCTTTGGACTCAGAAAGCTAGACTAGAGTAGAGACTGAGATTAGTATGCTCATAGTTCATAGAATGTTTGCTATAACAGCCAACATTTGCTTGAACAATTCCTTCCTGCAGGCTAAATATACGCCTCATGACATTCTGTTGGCTTAAAAACCTGGCAATGCTGTTAATGTTTGCAGCACCCATTGTGATATTTCAGGCCAGCGAAGCCCACTTGGTAAAAATCGCTTTCCCAAAGCTATAATTCATGTGTCGGTAACACACACTGAGATCGCTGACATTAAACTGATTATCACTGATGGCAGTGGCTTTTTAAACTCTTTCTATTTGTTGTGACTCAGCTAACAAAAAAACTTTTCGTGTCAAAACGTTGGCCGCTGACTCCTGAATATCACTCATGTAAAGGACGTAAAACACCAGGATCTGTGAAACAGCTCTGTAACTACTACACTTGGACATCAGCTGCGGCTGTCTGGCTTGACGCTACATTTTAGAACATGATGCAGACAGCCACCGTCTCATGCAACACAAAGGATTCTTTGTGAACCTCATGTTTTGCTTGGGAGACCCCCATCCACTGAGCCACCTCTCTATATATAATTCTCTTAATGTGACTTTTATTCTTCCCTTTAACCAGCCCCCTGGTGTTCTTGTCTTTAATAAATACCTGTAcagaaaggaaaacattttcacttcattattatattatttatatatattatttacccCTACGTTACAGCattaacatttgcatttgttctctttccatctctttccatgtgtcatccatccatccattcattgcCTTAATTAAATCCACCACTCTCAATATCTGTTTCTAATCTTGAGGTCTTACCTGAACATAATCCACGCTCCTTCCCAGTGCTTTGAAGGCTGTATACATTACTTCTCTCTTCCCTCCCCACTTCTGCATGATGCACAGACACTTGTTGTTAAGGACCAGCCTGGAGACATGCTGAAGGCTCTCGGCATAGCTCTCATCTGTCTCCTCAGGCCCTCGGTTGTGATAGTTACTCTGCCACACATAGGTGGCTGATTTGTCCCATCCCATCACCTCTTTAAAAATCTCCATCATGTAAATGTCATCGTTGGAGTTCCCGTCAATCACCATGATCACTTTGATTCCCGGGTACGTCAGCCTCTTCACCGACACCAGACATTTCCTCAGGTAATTTGGATCCTCCTGGTACGCTGCGATGCACAAGGCCAAGGATTTATTCAGTTTGATGGGCGTCTCTAAGGACCGCCTCATGTTTCTGTGTTCCAGAAGCGCAAAGAGGCTCTGGATGATGAGGTGGATAACTAAGATGGCTCCATACAGGCCAAAGGACAAGTGATTGTGGGCTGTGGTGAAGAACTGGTAGCCCATGATGTAGGCTGTGGAGATGCCTACCAGGAGGGAGATGCCAAACATGGTGGTCCCGAATATCCTCAGGTAGGTGAGAATTCTTTGACACTTCATctagaaacaaaagaaaatggctATATTAAATGATTGTAGTGCACAGGTTACATGATTATAGCACTGTATATTAACTATAGTACAATGAGGAGATGGAAAATCCTTAGCTTTACATTATACTAGTGTAATGACAAAAGTATCATCACACTATgattttaaataagaaaatatagGGTGAAAAGTATTATGTTTTATGGCAGCAAACTCAGATAGAGAAAGAGTAAAGTTTCCCCTTATTTTCAACTCCGTCCCTCCCCGTCTCCTTTCTTCTATCCCTCCCAAAAATCCCAGTTTATATGTCAGACAGTTGTGAGTGCTCAATTGTTTCAAGTCTACGTTAGTGTGGGTGGGAGCAAAATACAAGATTTCGTGACCCAGTTAACCAACAAAGTGACATCCACTGCCAGACCTTCAAACGCCAAGCAGTTTAAATGTTTgggagaaacatttaaaaaaggtatATTCTTGTCAACGTTTAGATATCGTCAGACAAGTATGTGCTGAATGTGAAAGAAGTAAAGGGATATTCTGTGCTCTCAGTGGGGATAGATAAAGAACATCCGCTGCGTCTTTATGAACAGATCTGCTCAAAATGTTAAAGTTTGTTTCCAGCCCTCATTACACTGCTGCCGCCATCTGTTTGGCAGACCAGCAGAGACCCACTCAGCGtggctcagctcagctcaacGGAGAGCGGACCACCCTGTGATGTCATCTGTTTATATCTCCgtgggaagaagaagacaagaagtttttagtttttctaaTGCTGCACATGTTCTTCTTCCCCTCTGCGACTCCCAGTGAAAGTATGACAAGAAGATAGTTGTGATTAAGCAGATACAAGGAACAAGATGCATGAGGGGAGGGCGGGTATCACGTTCTATTGCTATATACATTATAGAGAACAGCCTTAGCACAGATTAGGAAGGTCAGACTGAGTCAGTGAAGCACCCCCTTGTGGCACATCATTAACATTTGGTGCCTAATCCTGAACTTTTTAAATAGTTTATGGTGCACTGATCCTTGTACAACGAGCATCACatgtatattttatacatataagGAAATAAGCGAGGCATGTAAACAAGGACAAGCATATAAAGCTAAGAGTGCATGAATCCCAGGGGTGTCTGTGATCTGGCATGAGTGATCACACCACACCTATACACacaagacagatggatggaagaaaaacagagggaaaaacagaaaGGATTGTAAAGAAAGTAGGGGAGAGGGGCAAAAGAGGGACAGATGTAAACCAAGAGAGGAGGTGAACGGAAGGTGTGAAAGAGCAGACAACAGGGGGAAAGAAAGATATCAAGAaagtgtgaaagaaaaacaaagcgaGAGAGGCTGAGTTTgggagaccacacacacacacgcacacacacacacacacacacagggttaaacttccattcatttggacagcctaaacaaagcattatccctaacctcaaccataaccagttaatacctatAACGCTAATCTTAATCTAACCACTATTCAAATCGTGGTTAtgaacaaggtcagtgttttgaagaagaagtaacatacaacaatacaacacacacacacacacacacacacaca from the Solea senegalensis isolate Sse05_10M linkage group LG9, IFAPA_SoseM_1, whole genome shotgun sequence genome contains:
- the has2 gene encoding hyaluronan synthase 2, producing MKCQRILTYLRIFGTTMFGISLLVGISTAYIMGYQFFTTAHNHLSFGLYGAILVIHLIIQSLFALLEHRNMRRSLETPIKLNKSLALCIAAYQEDPNYLRKCLVSVKRLTYPGIKVIMVIDGNSNDDIYMMEIFKEVMGWDKSATYVWQSNYHNRGPEETDESYAESLQHVSRLVLNNKCLCIMQKWGGKREVMYTAFKALGRSVDYVQVCDSDTMLDPASSVEMVKVLEEDPMVGGVGGDVQILNKYESWISFLSSVRYWMAFNIERACQSYFGCVQCISGPLGMYRNSLLHEFLEDWYNQTFMGSHCSFGDDRHLTNRVLSLGYATKYTARSKCLTETPITYLRWLNQQTRWSKSYFREWLYNSMWFHKHHLWMTYEAVITGFFPFFLIATAIQLFYQGRLWNILLFLLIVQAVALIKSSFASCLRGNIVMVFMSFYSVLYMSSLLPAKMFAIATINKSGWGTSGRKTVVVNFIGLIPISVWFSILFIGIIYTTILQTRKPFPESEKIILIIGAVVYASYWVILLTLYTVLINKCGKRKKETHYDMVLDV